The segment AATTCTCCATTCATCTCTCTTCTctgcaatttcttttttacttgtTGGTATTTAACTTTACCAAACTGTTATAACAGTTAGATCATCCAAGTTCATACAGGCAATGGGCATATTAAAAGTGAATTCcatatgttaaaatttatcataaaaaaaatgttgaagcAACTTTGACCAAGCAAATTAGGTACCTAGTAGcatgttataaaatactttaagcATTGCATGATGTTCCGACTGTAGGGAAATGTAAGAGAATGACTACAAATGCTATCAATGAGGAAACCGGTTTTAACCGGTTAAAAATAGCAATAATACTGTATACAGATGAACGCACTAAGAACTAATTTCAAAGATTagatgttatttaaaaagggataacagtaaataaaattaatttatcagaAACATCTAATCGAACGGTCTAATCGTTCATGCGGTTAATAACGGTCGTCCTTTGTCTGCGAAAAACCACGTTACAGCGCCCCATTTTTGTCTCAACAAAATTTATAGCGGTTCTTTTGCGAAATATTTAACTCTCTAATCTCACGCCCATGCCCAAGGAAATACCAAATTTCCTCCTACGGCATCTTAGCACATTGACCttagtaaaatattgaaaaataacggCCCTCATTGGTTTTTATGCAGCCGAGattttcagtaaaaataaTGCTAAATTACTTACCTGATTTAAATTAGATTGCACAAGATTTCGATTCAACAAACTAAGTCGGGAATAGCgttttacaaataacaaaatcgTTTGAAAATTAGGTACTCACCTACCTACAGACAGCCAGCTAGCctcctttttctttttgatttgACTGACAAGTGTTGCCAACTAGCTCAACGAGCTGCAACTGCGCGTTAACAAAAAGCGACACAACGTGCACTGCGCGTTAACAAAACCGCGACACATAAACAAAATGGTCCTGACTAGGTATGTGATAACAAGAAAAAAGGCCTTCTTTGATTCGGTGTGCACGCAATTATACAAAGAGCTACAATACAAGATTTCGCCAAATCGAATCGATGTTTAATCGATTATGTCATACGGATGGGAACactatctaaaaaaaaaattgatcaaACATCAACTTCAAATCCTAATCCCAAACTCAAAAATTGAAACCAACCAAACGTAACCAAATAACCAAAgcaaaaaataagatttcatTTCACATCATATTTTTAGTGTGTATTTTTCGcccatttaattattaaaatggaaGCGGCCGGTGAAACTGGTCCCAAAGAAAATACAGACAATGTTCTACCTGAGAACAATAACGATGTAAGTTTATGTGAAAGATATAAATAGCAACGAACGATCAGGTGTCGGCAAATTAATGTGCCTTTTTCATTTTAACGatgttcaaaatataatagaaacaTAAATTGTAGTCATGGACTCATGTAatctgaatattttaattgataataGTACGAAATCATgttaattttctattaaaaaaagatatttagcTAACCCTCTACCTCACTTGGCTATCAGCCAAAACTCGGAATGTTTATGATATTTCTGTTCCTTAGCACGTTTCGCatactttcttcttttatggtTGAGAAAGACAACCTGATGCTGAAGGCCATAATATATTGTTACGTCATTTTGTATTTGATACTTTTGTTCATTTGAATTCatgttaaaaacatttatttgaacatttcATGCAAAATGGTAAAGTATTTTCTAACCTTTGTGTATAGCAAAATCACAATTAATGAAGGTTTATGAAATTATCGtaccaaatttatatttttttaacatatatttgCTGTATGTAGGAGAAAACACCAACACCGCCTCTCCAAGTGGCCCCTAAGAAGTCCAAGAAAGAGGACAAGAAAAAGGACGATAAAAACTTAGAGCAGTTGATGAAATCCCTAAATTCACTTCCAACACTAGACGAAAAATTCTCTATGGTATGCAAGAAACACGTCCAGTCAGCGGAGGACTTAAAAAAGATGCAGTTTTATATCAAACAGTCAGATAAACGGTATGCGATACTGTTGAAGGAGAAGGAACAGTTGCAACATGAGTTCAATAAGACAATACTCGTGAAATCAAAGCTTGAAAATCTTTGTCGGGAACTTCAGAAGCAAAATAAGGCTATTAAGGTAAATTCATAACAATATACAACTAGTTGTTCACCTTAGAATGGAACTTAGACCTCacaacacataaaaaaattatacatatatcaaaaACTACCTAATTAATCACTTTTGATGTGACGGTATAATAGGATTTGTAAGAATGCATCATGTATTACCTAATGCAACAAAATGATGGTCCTTTCAACACTATTTACACAAATTTATTTGCTAAAATTCAGTCACTTCATAGCGTTTTACATAATGGAATTctgaaaaaaactattttatttgatatgtcACTACAATGTGTGCTCTTGAACATACTGAtcatgacctttcagtcttttatttGGTTCTGTCTtcctcacaagggatattgatgtgataatatactttattttcatatatttggTCTTCCAGGAAGAGTCCCTGCTCAAGATCCGGGAAGAGGAGGAACGCCGCAAGGAAACCCAGGCGAAGTTTCAGAATACGCTGTCGGAGATCACGACTCTTCTACAGCAGAACAAtgagaagaatgccaagttgaGAGACGATAATATAAGCATGAGCGAGAAGTTCAAGAGTGTAGTGCAGCAGTATCAGTTGAGGGAGCAACaggtataataaaatcaataatttctCTTTTCTAATTTTCAGCAcatgaccattcagtcttttcaagactgtctaccccgcaagtctgtctatatcccttgcatacatacatacatatttaattattatgtatgtaattttcagataaataattaaattaataaaataataactaattttattaatttaattatgttactaaaattgcttattaacaattttagtAACATAAAAGCTTATGATACTCTATATTTGTGGccatatttcatcaaaacctgtccattattattcaattcaattacaaaaataataaaaatctattatactattacatacatataatcatatctatatcccttgcaacagtctcaaaaagatcaataaattggccacattcagctgcttggcttaatgatagatgtcggcctctgtggcgcagcggtagtacgcttgtctgtgacaccggaggtcccgggttcgaatcccggccagggcatgatgagaaaagaactttttctgattgccctgggtcttggatgtttatctatataagtatttattataaaaatatagtatcgttgagttagtatctcgtaacacaagtttcgaacttacttcgaggctaactcaatcagtgtaatttgtcccatatatatttatatttatagaattgagattcaaataggttgctagtgtTTGGAAAATGTGCcaaaattttatgcaaattaaaataattattgtgtaGTAATATGGGCAATTAGCCCAATAATTCATTGAATTAacctgttttaatttatttagaatatCTCAGTAACCAATTTCATagcttataataaatttcctATCCCAAATTCCTCAGGTTGACAAAATGGCGAAACAGATGGCTCTAGAATCTCAATTGTCCGAGGCCAAGCTTCAAAAGGCCAGTCTGGAACACCAGGCCGAACGGGAGAGGCTTGTAGCGGAAATGGAACAGCTGAAGGTGACCGTAGCCCAGTACCGGGCTAAGGTCATGGAGCTGCAGGGAACGGAGACAGCGCTGAGAGGCCAACTGGGAGTGTACACAGACAAATATGATGAGTTTCAGAACGCTTTGGTGAAGAGCAACCAGGTGTTTGGAGGTTTTAAGGAGCAGATGGAAAAGGTATTATtgacaaacaaaacattattatgtacttaattatattaatgctTTTTTGCCCATCACCAAACAGGAGAATCCCCagtttatatgtttatgaGGGCCTCGGCCTGATTAAGTATAAGTTGATATGAAGGAGCGTGacgatattttaaaaatagacttgatattattttgcatttaaaataatattgataatttttttaattttggttgGCAGAGAAAACTTCAAGCaacaaaatagtttaaaaaatataaaataacaaacatttattatttaaactaattttgtaaAGTTTGGCAGAGAGAATTTGAAGCAAATCTccataaagttaaaaataatttaacaaaatacaattacattaaacatatattttgtttcagatgtcaaaaaaaattaagaagctGGAGAAAGAGTCGCTGTCATGGAAGCAACGATGGGAGACCTCGCAGACGGCTTTACTGGACATGTGCGGGGAGAGGCAGGCCAGCGAAGAGAGGGCTGCGGCTTCAGCAAGACAATTGCAGCATATGCAGAGCTTGTGTCGCACATTGCAGGTACGAATTAGTTATTAAAAGGGTgttatagtacatacatacataaagtcacgcctctCTCCCTGAGGGGTACGCAGGGAccacctttccacttgccacgatctcagcatacttccttccttcatccacattcataataactctcttcgtgcaagtttcgggtactcttgacctgacccaggacatccttaaattggtcaagatacgttcgtctaggcatatacatatagtacatacatacttatattaacgtttttatcccttccGGGATagagagccaacaatcttgaaatgaaagaagaaatacttattttttcatatcacCCCTAAAATACTAAAGtgaaagtttttataaaaatcttgtCTCTTCCGCATTCACAGCTAAACCGCttcgaatgaaatttggtttactttttttttctggaaattccctCTGGTGCAAAGACCCGCGCGCaagctagttaaaaataaatgtatctgATCTTCAGGGTGAACGCACACTCCTCCTCAACACTCTGAAGGAGCACAACATAGAGCGGCCAGCGTTACCGCCCATGCCTGCCGTCCCCGCGCCCGCCCCGCCGCCAGCGCCCGCCTCCAATACTAAGGTAAGATAGGTCATACATTCAATAAGCAAGGGTATAACTTCAATCTCACTTATTCAGATGTGTAGTACTAACagatataaaagaaaacaagaGTGACTGATTATTTGACTCAAAAGTTTAAATCGGTTTTCTATTAAATGATTGTTCAATTTTAGAGAACTAAACTTGTTTAATATTACCCaataatgaattttaattatgtttttcatATCACTAGGTCGACGCGATGGCCGCAAACTGTGCACAGTTACGTCAAAGTCTCGCACATCTTCAAAGCCAACTAAACGTTCTCACTAACAATAAAAACGCTAATGCCAATGCAAATGCGACCCCAGAAACCCCAGAGCCGCCCAAACCagagaaacaaaagaaatctAAATCTAAAAAGAACAAAGCTGAAAAACAGGCACAAAAGGCCGCTCAGGAAAAACCTGAAGCTAAAGACGAAAGCGATGATACTAATGCCAAAGATAGCGAATCAAATGAAGCAACCACCAATggtaatgaagaaaataaagacaGCCCTGTCGAAAAAATTGATAGTCCTGTTGAAAAAGATAACAGCCCCGTCGAAAAAGTTGATGATCAAACTCTAGAAACATTAATACAAGCCATCAATAgtgcaaatataaatttgtgcGATCTGGAAGTTAGCAACGATGAAAATGGCACCATCGACAATTTAGACGAAATAGATATCAAGATTAGAAGTGAAGAAAACGGTCAAGTTGACTCAAGTCCTGAAGTTAATGAAGTcaccaataaaattaatgctgACGTGTCAATTATTGATACAAAATTATCGTCAAATGATGAGGTGCCGCAGATATCTGAAGTAAAGCCTATAGCTGGAGATTGTGCATGAATAAAGcttattgtaaataatgttTGAACTTGAAATTTTTTGAAGAATTTAGTGTCAATCGATGATGCAATTTTACAAGTGTTTAGTGTTACGGCCATAACATGTGCAAATTTGGTGCCCTGATCCGTAATTAATATGACGCATCTAATGATTTTCTCAATTCAAGCAATTGATTTGTTTGATTAATTATGGTTTATgcggatttttattttctttttttgtgaatGATTTTGAAGAGGGTGCTAAAGTAGCCTAATTTGATATGTTGGTCTCAACtttgttgtgtgatttttgtttgttattgacTTGAATATATTGGAATTAGAAGTGCCTAAACCTAATGTCTAGTCAGGTATTCTTCATGGTCGGGCCGAAGCGTTAATTTAATGGTTTGGGCATGAAAATAGTTAcacttatttgaataaaatttaatttttttagaagaAATTTGTGATTGCTTTGCTCTCTCAGTAATAAATATGAGTTCATGTAACGAGAATGAGTGTTAAAATCTTTTCTAAAACTTCTAttgtttaattacattattttttcccTTACCAGTGACTCGCCCCAGATTTACAaaggtagcatttatacatataccttcatcttgaatcactctatctatttaaaaaaaatccattgtGTACTTTTAAAGATCTGACCATGCTATATTAAGTAGTGATACAGtgtaaattttcaatatttacaaaattattttctttattataacttGTAAATTGCTGTTCTCAATATGACATGGGTTGACTGTTAGAAAGCCATGCATCAAGTTAGGGCCATTGACTTTATACgttatttattgcaatttttatCGCTCAATTtaccatctttttttttgttctccTCATTACCCTTCTGGCATTCGTCatttgtgtttaataaatattcagtgtaattatttttatgcctATCATTTAACGAATTAAGTGCGTACGCGCCcgttaatgattttttttgtgattgtcaatacaattttgttaCATGTAGTAAGGCAGTATTTTATTGACAGTATTTTGCAttagtttttataagttaatttttttggcCAATTTTGACATGAATTAACAATTTGGGGCCAATCGAATAAAATAACCTgccatattttaatgaaacactGGCTTGATTTGCTGTTTCTTTGGaattgttttcaaattttttgagAAAGAGCATTCATGGTAAAAGTATTTTGAGAAGTTTTCAGTAAACACACATTtcttatacctacataattaaatgTACTACACGACACCCcgaatacttaaaataagcTAAGTTCACATTTCTTTGTTAATGTTTTTCAGAAAGATAAACTGAAAcgattaaatattattctaacaaaaaaaaacgtggCTGGAAAAAGTGAACTTAGGCAATTGAAGTGATTGTATTTTGTTACCACTAAATTGTAGTGAGAATTTGCCACAAAACAAAGAAGACTGCGTCAGCCATGGCGGGCGTTGGTGTTCTGTGCAGTGTAGTATTTAAAAGAGGTGAAGATTGTGCCCAATCGTTATGTAACTTaagttttctaaataaatctaGATTTTGTAACTGAatcatatgttttattttagcaaCATTCTAGCTGTCTAGCTATAGTCCTGATCCGTATATAATGATAACTCTTTCCCGCAGCGGCAAGTTGAtaagataaaatgaaaatgaaaaatattttatttggaaacaaaaacaagtacAATTAAAGTAACATAGGATAACGATGACATCTGCAGAAGTTATGAAACTGTGTCGCAGATCTCAACATAGTCAGTTAATCACTCAATTTGACCAATACCTACACGTTGAGCGGGTGTGAGAGCATCGGTAAGGTGCATTCTTAAAATGCGTaatgcgcataaaggcacaggttcaaatcgcACCCTGGTCATgtatcaatgactattttcgatgTTTTGGTAAGTATATTAGTTGGTATACTAACCGATGATGATaattaagaacgtcctggCAAACGGTCAGGTTAAGTTACTCTAAAAAATTACTTCTCAAATTCTATAGAAGTATGTaagcttaaaactaaattgttaCCTACACGTTATAgatatatagttttatttattgtgttaaaTTAGTAACTTTAAATGAGACTGACCGTAGTCAACCTGTGAACAGTTTTGcggaatattgttttaagttcattatgaatattgtgtaataaataaataaaaaataataataaaagagagcccgaaaccgccgagtcgCCGAACCCGCCcgaaaaggtcggagtgggaagacctagacgaacgtatcttgatcaaattaaggacgtcctggtaaagtgtcaggtcaaaagtacccgaaaccgccgagcttgtatgaagagagttatgaatgtggatgaagcgaaggaagtaaatagagatcgtggcaagtggaaagatgtgtgtgtctctgcctacccctccgggataaaggcgtggttttatgtatgctcttacggtgagggaaacatCGTAAGGCAACCTTGACATTCAGGcatctggatgtgtaaccatgatcgatccaataagagttaggttcccttgcaaaggttgcggaggtcagatgggagtcgcttcgtgtaaaaacctgactcgctcAAACCATGATAATGGTCAAatcataccccgggctcctctccagagtggtgaggatgcaaccgggactaaagccaggagaaataaagagaaatgtGCATGTGGTGAAGTCCTCGATATCATACATTATCGCCCTTGATCGTGCTTTACGAATACCTATGTAGATCAACCTAAATTCTGGATACTGAAACCATTAATTGCAATGAAATTAGGagtatttcttacaaaagatAGACgcacgtatttattattattttatttttagtcagTTCAGATTTACAGTTAAATGGTTTAGGAATTGTCAATTCTAAGTGAACGTCGCTAACTTTCCTGCCAATTACATTCATCATAATCTTATTTCCCAATCAATTTGGCGGATGCAAGAGAAGCAACCTTTCGTGACGGTACACTTATTCAAGCACTGAATTACCTAAAGTCTGaagtaatgataaaaatagacAGTCTAAAGTTTTTTTCCAGCTATTTTTGTGGGACGCATCGCTCGTCTATAAATAGGCGAAATTTAAGTCTTACCACAGAATTGCAAATGGTATATTAACTTACGGAACGGACACTTTACCTCCGCCCTCCTGCTAGATACCTATTTAAAGGAAACTTCCATTACTTTTATACTTGTAATTTAAGACTGCTCATACTTTCATTAGTTGTTCGAGTCTATCATAAACAtaatgaacgtggcctattggtcttttcaagactgtaggctctgtctaccccgcaagggatatcgacgcGATTTTAAGTAATCTATGATATGTTTTGTCGTCGTAACGTTGTAGTAAACATCTGATGAAAACTGCACGTTCAGGAAACTAGATGTGTAGCCATGacccaatacgggttaggtttacctggaAAGGTTGCGGCGGCAGATgggtgtcgcttcgtgtaaaaacctgactcacccaatccagggtctaTAATAggaaaatagtcattgatacatagccgaggtgggattcgaacctgtgcctttctgcgcatcacgcatgtTAACTTTACCGATTTCACCACCGACACTATCTCGAACTGTCTACCTCGATAATGGCAAAAATAAACTCATGAAGaagtttgatagaaaaaacGAAGAAAAGAGAAAAGGAGATGCCATATGAATGCGTAATGGTGTTTTAATAATCATTTGCAATGTCaccaacaaattatttaaaagctaCACTTCTAAAGTTTAACATTATTCCTACGTCTACGGcgaaatgtttaattaaagcGAAAAGGCGTAAAAATAGCGTTAATTATCTATTATAAATGTCAGTTAACCCATAATTAAATTCCTTCCGATACATATCCGCTCATCCGACGCCCGGCCATTTTACCAACACGCAGAATTATCTACACCAAGAAACTGCGTGCAACACGTAGGTACTGTTACACAACTGATTATAACTTCATTCACTGTTATCTTTGCCAATATTTGTTCCTGTTATTGCATTGGGAAACGATCGTGATACAATTTACGAAATGTTATTAAGTTGgtcaatttgaatatttcattcgGTAGAACTTTCCACGGTTTGTTAAAATATGTGGCACTTACCGGTTGGGGATTTTAAACTGCATCTATTTTGCAGTATAAATTGGGAGaaactaaaatacatataccACATAAAAAGTGGGATAAGACAGCGTAGTATTATATAAGTAGACAACCACGTAGTCcagtgtaggtacttatacttAAGTCTCTCGTATCTTATCTATTTtacgtaggtacatttaaATAACGCCACTTGCCCGAAGAAGTAGAAATAACCTTCTTTCTGTCCTTTGAGTTTCatctctctttatgcaagctcgtcggtttaggGTACTTTTTGACCTAAACTTTCgccagaacgtctccgatttgatcaagcaAGTTACATACAACTATACTTTATGGTATCAATAGTAAGATGGAAagtagttaaaatataaacaaatgaataaaacTTACTTACCGTGTCAAAAAGGgataagatatatataaagatatataatcatgtcttgcGCTGCCAACAGTCCTTGGTAAAGAGGTCCTATTAAGTGCCGGAAACTGCACGGCTCAGTACAAAATctatatcataataatttatctttcTTACTAAATAATTAGGTAAGGATGGTATTTGTATCAATGGCAATTCGTCACAAAtgaaatttcataaaactGGACGGACAGACGGACAGTTGATCAAGACCACGTGATTGTTGCTAATTCAACAGTAATGCGTGACGGTGTTGCCAAACTTGCAGATCTGTGAAATTAAATTAGGTATTTCGAACCCTAAAATATGCTATGATGtgctttattcattttatgagTTTAAAACAGGGAAGCAAAAGAAGCAAATctgtgcctacccctcagCCTAGACGTCAATCACCGACTAATATTGTAaggatttttaaaagtttttttaagttttgaagTAAGGATTTCGGAATATTCCAATAGATATCCCTTTGAAGAATGACTAAGCATTATCTAACTTTTTCTTGACGTGTCGATAATCTCTCCAAAGATAGtcaaattattaagtacataattagttatttaattatctacacaaaattatatacatttaatacagtaattctagtacaaaagttttacttacttatttcgAAAGAAAtatcttccagtagacccatgagaggagagatgaataAGATCTAGTGTTACAATtacctaagtaggtacctactttatttttctgaaCCACACATTTTGCTCGTCTCATCGAAAACGAAATCACAATCTTCGTGACTTACTCAACATCAAAGACGTAATCTGTAACTCACTATTTAATAGACAACTAGCTATTACTCgtagcttcgcccgcgtgaattagGCGTCAATActttttcgcaaattccacgagaactttagtttttaggTACCGGGTTGAAAAGTACCCTACGTCTGTCTCCAGACTCTTTAGCGTAGTATTTTAAGAAGaatggttcagtagataacgcgtgaagagaaaacatacaaatttacttacgcattttaatattagttgagaTACCCTACTTGATATTGTCACAAAAAGCAGAAATTTGCCAGCGTGATCGGAGACATCTTTTATCGATATCCTTTTGTCTCCCCGGCACGTTTCTGAAAGCGAATCATTATTGTCGAAGATTCACAAATTATTTGTGTAGAAATCTAACAAAAACTAGGAACTGATAATAAAACTAGAATGCCAATCGCTTCAGTGGGtctaaaaattgtaataatgtcGTAGCATGACGGTAATGCATTGAAATAGTCATGGTCGTGAAAATTATGTcattatgtacttaattagatttaattttctgtGGAGAGAGCGTGTCTGTCGATGAGGCCTACGAATTGATATAACAATTACCGCCTGCTGGGCCGTCTGCGTGGTTGCTATCTGAACCTGCCTCTGCGGtcggttaaaatataaatcgtaTAGCCGAAATTTAacgaacaataaaaatatatacaaacttAATTATAGGTTTTACAAACTTTACCTGGAAATTCCCCGGCAAATATACCTAGTTGTATCtgtgaatgtatgtttgttagttTCACGAAAACTCTACCGcacgaaatttggtacacagtTAGAATATAACATGGaatacgtacctacataaatcacgcctctttctcggaggggtaggcagatactacatcattgcacttgccacgatctgcTAGGtaacttttttcgcttcatccacattaataactctctttatgcaagctcgtcggtttcgggtactctcgaTCTGATCTTTTgctaataataagttattgtCCCAAATTTCCCACAGGAGTGAAGCCTCTTGGCGTGGCtagtattgaaataataattgtgcCAAGCTCGGGAGGCTGGCGTCAATTATAAACCGCAAGGTTTCAGTTTTTAGTTCTATAGCCTACATTACAAACTTTTTGTTTCG is part of the Amyelois transitella isolate CPQ chromosome 20, ilAmyTran1.1, whole genome shotgun sequence genome and harbors:
- the LOC106131708 gene encoding gamma-taxilin, which gives rise to MEAAGETGPKENTDNVLPENNNDEKTPTPPLQVAPKKSKKEDKKKDDKNLEQLMKSLNSLPTLDEKFSMVCKKHVQSAEDLKKMQFYIKQSDKRYAILLKEKEQLQHEFNKTILVKSKLENLCRELQKQNKAIKEESLLKIREEEERRKETQAKFQNTLSEITTLLQQNNEKNAKLRDDNISMSEKFKSVVQQYQLREQQVDKMAKQMALESQLSEAKLQKASLEHQAERERLVAEMEQLKVTVAQYRAKVMELQGTETALRGQLGVYTDKYDEFQNALVKSNQVFGGFKEQMEKMSKKIKKLEKESLSWKQRWETSQTALLDMCGERQASEERAAASARQLQHMQSLCRTLQGERTLLLNTLKEHNIERPALPPMPAVPAPAPPPAPASNTKVDAMAANCAQLRQSLAHLQSQLNVLTNNKNANANANATPETPEPPKPEKQKKSKSKKNKAEKQAQKAAQEKPEAKDESDDTNAKDSESNEATTNGNEENKDSPVEKIDSPVEKDNSPVEKVDDQTLETLIQAINSANINLCDLEVSNDENGTIDNLDEIDIKIRSEENGQVDSSPEVNEVTNKINADVSIIDTKLSSNDEVPQISEVKPIAGDCA